The following coding sequences lie in one Arachis ipaensis cultivar K30076 chromosome B05, Araip1.1, whole genome shotgun sequence genomic window:
- the LOC107642870 gene encoding cytochrome P450 90B1, translated as MSDSHLTFFSLSSSILALLLIFIFIFKRKQTKPKLNLPPGKMGWPFLGETIGYLKPYSATTIGEFMDQHIARYGKIYKSKLFGEPAIVSADAGLNRFILQNEGKLFECSYPRSIGGILGKWSMLVLVGDMHRDMRAISLNFLSHGRLRTHLLKEVENHTLLVLNSWKHNSTFSAQDEAKRFTFNLMAKHIMSLDPGNVETEKLKEEYVTFMKGVVSAPLNLPGTAYRRALKSRSTILKFIEGKMTERVRKMEEENESLEEDDLLGWVLKHSNLSTEQILDLVLSLLFAGHETSSVAIALAIYFLPGCPQAMEQLREEHSEIARTKKQAGEVELTWDDYKRMEFTQCVVNETLRLGNVVRYLHRKALKDVRYKGYDIPCGWKVLPVIAAVHLDPSLFDQPQQFNPWRWQINGRRGSCSSSNGSSSTINANNNNTTNNLFLPFGGGPRLCAGSELAKLEMAVFIHHLVLNYQWELADSDQPYVYPFVDFPKGLPITVQNHSYLS; from the exons ATGTCTGACTCACATCtaactttcttttctctttcttcttccattCTTGCTCTTCTTCTCATCTTCATTTTCATCTTCAAGAGGAAGCAAACCAAACCCAAGCTCAACCTTCCACCCGGTAAAATGGGCTGGCCCTTTCTTGGTGAAACCATTGGTTACTTGAAGCCTTATTCTGCTACCACCATAGGTGAATTCATGGACCAACACATAGCAAG GTATGGTAAAATTTACAAGTCGAAATTGTTTGGTGAGCCAGCAATAGTGTCAGCAGATGCAGGGTTGAATAGGTTCATATTGCAAAACGAAGGGAAATTGTTTGAGTGCAGTTACCCGAGAAGCATTGGTGGAATACTTGGGAAATGGTCTATGTTGGTTTTGGTTGGTGACATGCATAGGGACATGAGGGCCATTTCACTCAACTTCCTCAGCCATGGCAGGCTCAGAACACATCTCTTGAAGGAGGTTGAGAACCACACCCTTCTTGTTCTTAACTCTTGGAAACACAATTCCACCTTCTCTGCTCAAGATGAAGCCAAAAGG TTCACCTTCAATTTGATGGCCAAACACATCATGAGCTTGGATCCTGGGAATGTTGAGACAGAAAAACTAAAAGAGGAGTATGTCACTTTCATGAAGGGTGTTGTTTCTGCGCCATTGAATTTACCCGGAACTGCATATAGAAGAGCATTAAAG TCGAGGTCCACCATACTCAAGTTCATAGAAGGGAAAATGACAGAAAGAGTGAGAAagatggaagaagaaaatgagagTTTGGAGGAAGATGATCTTCTAGGATGGGTTTTGAAGCATTCAAATCTCTCAACAGAGCAGATTCTGGACTTGGTTCTGAGTTTGCTCTTTGCTGGCCATGAAACTTCGTCAGTAGCTATAGCACTTGCCATTTATTTCTTACCCGGTTGTCCTCAAGCCATGGAACAGTTAAGG GAAGAACACAGCGAAATCGCCAGAACTAAGAAACAAGCAGGGGAGGTTGAACTCACTTGGGATGACTACAAAAGAATGGAATTTACCCAATGT GTTGTGAACGAGACACTTCGGTTGGGAAATGTTGTGAGGTACCTTCACAGGAAGGCGCTTAAAGATGTTCGGTACAAAG GTTATGACATTCCATGTGGGTGGAAAGTCCTTCCGGTGATTGCAGCCGTGCATCTGGATCCTTCACTTTTTGACCAACCTCAACAATTCAATCCATGGAGATGGCAG ATCAATGGTCGTCGTGGAAGTTGCTCATCATCAAACGGGAGTAGTAGTACTATCAACGCCAATAACAACAACACCACCAACAATTTGTTCTTGCCGTTCGGGGGAGGACCACGACTATGCGCTGGATCAGAGTTAGCAAAGCTTGAAATGGCTGTTTTCATCCACCATCTTGTCCTCAACTACCAATGGGAGTTAGCTGATTCCGATCAACCTTATGTATACCCTTTTGTTGACTTCCCCAAAGGCCTACCCATCACGGTCCAAAACCACTCATATCTCTCTTAG